The following proteins are encoded in a genomic region of Hyla sarda isolate aHylSar1 chromosome 3, aHylSar1.hap1, whole genome shotgun sequence:
- the LOC130362240 gene encoding uncharacterized protein LOC130362240 gives MSTQEKSSTKDLKSMTLDEIQSLVNESVSRSVQRAMTTLQETIARSVALAIDQAMPQQSPLDQFWSAEDTAHSSKGCKPTDKSIKKRHIILDDYTPSKLRKLHKKRESEVYFEGSQQACSDDIGVTLSHPEPSAREEVNGDGVRTASNRVKADSYMESSNDFSTIDYEDSDPEDSVHSQDICEDSDTVSPNPVNQDIILDSNGIPYFDPSQIKPLSSGERVPHPQILKYLNLWIRKGLDKTARNKLRAECPRPTLPLKAAVTPDIDPILIKYLIKSGKNPKKGLDRSFKACQDKFLDLLGPLTKILDLSEEAASTGNPVDVNVLKGLAQRAICMFGNTNAAFCAERRRAILMKLDPQLCHLATSESRTPTDGMLFGESFIKEISKFVRLSSTLDKAQASLKFFGRAGRSRDHFPSRNSQFRQTQKGPSQTNRPSYPIPYTKPSPFFPTIEGLRKSKGRRDFTRFRPSAAF, from the exons ATGTCCACCCAAGAGAAATCCTCTACTAAAGATTTGAAATCCATGACTTTGGATGAAATTCAGTCTCTAGTCAATGAATCGGTGTCCCGGTCTGTACAGAGGGCCATGACAACACTGCAGGAGACAATTGCTAGATCTGTGGCGCTTGCTATCGATCAAGCTATGCCTCAACAATCACCATTAGATCAGTTTTGGTCTGCAGAGGACACTGCTCATTCCTCTAAGGGTTGCAAACCTACAGACAAATCAATAAAAAAGAGGCATATCATTCTTGACGACTATACCCCCTCTAAGCTTAGGAAGCTGCATAAGAAAAGGGAAAGTGAAGTATACTTTGAAGGCTCACAACAAGCTTGCAGCGATGACATAGGTGTCACATTGTCACACCCTGAACCCTCCGCCCGGGAGGAAGTAAATGGCGATGGGGTTCGGACAGCCTCTAATAGAGTTAAAGCTGACTCTTATATGGAGTCTTCTAATGATTTTTCCACTATAGATTATGAAGACTCAGACCCTGAGGATTCTGTTCATTCTCAGGACATATGTGAGGACAGTGATACTGTCTCCCCTAACCCTGTTAATCAAGATATTATTTTAGACAGTAATGGGATTCCATATTTTGATCCCTCACAAATTAAACCCCTAAGCTCTGGGGAACGGGTTCCCCATCCCCAGATTCTAAAATATTTAAATTTGTGGATCAGAAAAGGTCTGGATAAAACGGCAAGGAATAAATTGAGAGCCGAGTGTCCCCGTCCTACATTACCCTTGAAGGCAGCTGTTACTCCCGATATTGACccaattttaataaaatatttaataaagtctggtaaaaaccccaaaaagggtcTAGATAGATCTTTCAAAGCATGCCAGGATAAATTTCTGGATTTGCTTGGTCCTCTTACTAAAATATTAGACCTCTCAGAAGAGGCCGCCTCTACCGGCAATCCTGTCGATGTAAACGTTTTAAAAGGCTTGGCTCAGAGAGCTATTTGTATGTTTGGGAACACCAATGCAGCTTTCTGTGCCGAACGCCGTCGCGCCATATTAATGAAGTTGGATCCCCAACTTTGTCACTTGGCCACCTCAGAGTCAAGAACTCCCACTGACGGGATGTTATTTGGTGAATCCTTCATCAAAGAAATCTCTAAATTTGTACGACTCTCTTCTACTTTAGATAAGGCTCAGGCCTCTCTAAAGTTTTTTGGTAGGGCTGGGAGAAGCAGGGACCACTTTCCCAGCCGCAATTCACAATTTAGACAGACACAAAAAGGCCCTTCCCAGACTAACAGACCCTCATATCCCATACCCTACACAAAACCTTCCCCGTTCTTTCCCACCATAGAAGGACTTAGGAAATCCAAGGGACGACGGGACTTCACCAGGTTCAGACCCTCCGCAG CATTTTAG